The proteins below are encoded in one region of Macrococcus armenti:
- a CDS encoding PD-(D/E)XK nuclease superfamily protein: MARQPNIWGGGANTNLNGLEFERTTSLNETLRKDGFEINDNNEIRLKDKFIGWSLPQHKVYKDFLIKKGIDYREYNSKKWLPDECFVNELNGTVYIIEKKFQMSSGSVDEKLPSCHFKAKEYKKLFEPLMYKVEFYYVFNDWFKHPGYKDTLEYIEEMGCKYFWGEIPFKYLGLEFNKSSEEIIRVTYKP, translated from the coding sequence GTGGCTAGGCAACCTAACATTTGGGGCGGCGGAGCAAATACTAATTTAAATGGACTAGAGTTTGAGAGGACAACATCTTTAAATGAGACTTTGAGAAAAGATGGTTTTGAAATAAATGATAATAATGAAATTAGATTGAAAGATAAATTTATTGGATGGTCGTTGCCTCAACATAAAGTATATAAAGATTTTTTGATTAAAAAAGGTATAGACTATCGGGAATATAATTCTAAGAAGTGGTTACCTGATGAATGTTTTGTTAATGAATTAAATGGCACAGTGTACATAATAGAAAAGAAATTTCAAATGAGTTCAGGATCAGTAGATGAGAAACTCCCTAGTTGTCATTTTAAGGCAAAGGAGTATAAAAAACTATTTGAGCCATTAATGTATAAGGTAGAATTTTATTATGTTTTTAATGACTGGTTTAAGCACCCTGGATATAAAGACACTTTAGAATACATAGAGGAAATGGGATGCAAATACTTTTGGGGTGAAATACCTTTTAAATATTTGGGGTTGGAATTTAATAAGAGCAGTGAAGAAATTATTAGAGTTACATATAAACCATGA
- a CDS encoding GNAT family N-acetyltransferase, whose product MGEHNINKDTFQVSFSNTHNDADVYEVNERYIHYHTPNQLIKYYANYFQYKVMPDVDTFMNDYERQKAFHEQRGQKHALFIFPEKEVLDDALQEKAKALGFTVEKMELYLLKEMPKSKDTEIEVVQVLKENDVFLDYLEVCREGDLEYGEEFADLKARTHRRDVLNPQILQFVAYQHGFPAGKVNAVESAKYIEIDDLYVLDAMRKQGVGTALQLAVWRYASQVSKQVILIADGNDAPREMYQRQGYALVSERYELLRVPSADNLTFNNSTNSNNDISLG is encoded by the coding sequence ATGGGGGAACATAATATAAATAAAGATACGTTTCAAGTTAGCTTTTCAAATACACATAATGATGCTGATGTATATGAAGTTAATGAAAGATATATCCATTACCACACACCTAATCAGCTGATTAAATATTACGCCAATTATTTTCAGTATAAAGTGATGCCGGATGTTGATACTTTTATGAATGATTATGAAAGACAAAAGGCATTTCATGAACAACGTGGACAAAAGCATGCACTGTTTATATTCCCTGAAAAAGAAGTACTGGATGATGCATTGCAGGAGAAGGCAAAGGCTTTAGGATTTACTGTTGAAAAGATGGAGCTTTATTTATTGAAAGAGATGCCGAAATCTAAAGATACTGAGATTGAAGTAGTGCAGGTGTTGAAGGAAAATGATGTGTTCCTGGATTATCTTGAAGTTTGTCGTGAAGGGGATTTAGAGTACGGTGAAGAATTTGCAGATCTGAAAGCACGCACACATCGACGTGATGTATTAAACCCACAAATATTACAGTTTGTAGCGTATCAGCATGGATTTCCTGCAGGTAAAGTTAATGCGGTGGAAAGTGCAAAGTATATTGAAATAGATGATTTATATGTGCTCGATGCGATGCGTAAGCAAGGTGTTGGGACGGCATTACAGCTAGCAGTATGGCGTTATGCATCACAAGTTAGTAAGCAGGTTATCTTAATTGCTGATGGAAATGACGCGCCGAGAGAAATGTATCAAAGACAAGGGTATGCGTTAGTCAGTGAACGTTATGAGTTGTTACGTGTGCCGTCAGCGGATAATTTAACATTCAATAATAGTACTAATAGTAATAATGATATCTCCCTCGGATAA
- a CDS encoding DUF805 domain-containing protein, protein MTNVCKDYLNYWRYALNTTEEASRSEYWFPTLAHVAFFSLLMAADKENYDTEPGDQFIPTPINKLYTAFAVLSFIPTYSVFSRRLNHLGMSKSIAKLIYSANALGYIYVYFMNKKTHKEIEAIVGGRKNFAILASIVTVAYTSELVLALKK, encoded by the coding sequence ATGACAAATGTTTGTAAAGACTATTTAAACTACTGGCGTTATGCACTTAATACAACTGAAGAAGCAAGTCGTTCTGAGTATTGGTTTCCAACACTTGCGCATGTGGCGTTCTTCTCATTATTGATGGCAGCAGACAAAGAAAACTATGACACAGAGCCTGGGGATCAGTTTATCCCGACACCGATAAATAAACTGTACACTGCATTTGCTGTACTGTCATTCATTCCAACTTACAGCGTATTTAGCAGACGTCTTAATCATCTTGGGATGAGTAAGTCTATTGCGAAACTCATCTATAGTGCGAATGCGTTAGGATATATTTACGTGTATTTTATGAATAAGAAAACACATAAAGAAATTGAAGCAATAGTAGGTGGACGTAAGAACTTTGCGATATTAGCAAGTATTGTGACGGTTGCATACACTTCGGAGCTGGTGCTTGCACTCAAGAAATAA
- a CDS encoding YwqG family protein: MLNIQDVSDIPEGEQLAYKKFIDALKDSDVPTQEYVRMNLSKLENETLEQSKIGGVPFLKSLDDIPVDVKNAPMMLLAQINLSELPEGQSVFPVNQGLLQFWVSGNDEGYGMGIESLEDIGNSKLIFIEDVSTALTLEEIQSYFNQFEFEETPISGGAFKISYSLEKQMLTPVDYRFQEIAVPIWNEVNPDMEVESIYDGYEEVFEAIFETLAPEQPMHQLGGFPFFAQEDPREFEEELQVYDQLLLQIDTDDDEGVEIAWGDAGISNILMKSEDLKAMKFDNYIFTWDTL, from the coding sequence TTGTTAAATATTCAGGACGTAAGTGATATTCCGGAAGGTGAGCAATTAGCGTATAAGAAGTTTATTGACGCATTAAAAGATAGCGACGTTCCAACGCAAGAATATGTACGAATGAACCTTTCTAAATTAGAAAATGAAACGCTTGAACAAAGTAAAATTGGCGGTGTACCGTTTTTAAAATCATTGGATGACATTCCGGTAGATGTAAAGAACGCACCGATGATGTTACTCGCACAAATTAACTTAAGTGAATTACCTGAAGGTCAAAGCGTATTCCCGGTAAATCAAGGTTTATTACAATTCTGGGTGAGCGGCAATGACGAAGGCTATGGTATGGGGATTGAGTCATTGGAAGACATAGGGAACTCTAAGTTGATTTTTATAGAAGATGTAAGTACTGCACTGACATTGGAAGAGATTCAATCATACTTTAATCAGTTCGAGTTTGAAGAAACACCGATTAGCGGCGGAGCTTTTAAAATTTCATATTCATTAGAAAAACAAATGCTTACACCAGTAGATTATCGTTTCCAGGAAATCGCGGTACCAATTTGGAATGAAGTGAATCCTGATATGGAAGTCGAGTCTATATATGATGGGTATGAAGAAGTGTTTGAAGCAATTTTTGAAACGTTAGCACCAGAACAACCAATGCATCAACTTGGTGGGTTTCCATTCTTTGCACAAGAAGACCCACGAGAATTTGAGGAAGAGCTTCAAGTCTATGATCAGCTGCTACTTCAAATTGACACAGATGACGATGAAGGTGTTGAAATTGCATGGGGAGACGCAGGGATCAGCAATATTCTAATGAAATCTGAAGATTTAAAAGCGATGAAATTCGATAATTATATATTTACGTGGGATACGTTATAA
- a CDS encoding Ig-like domain-containing protein, whose translation MSKDKKKLSGNGEVGTTVSVYYKDTFLGSAITNEDGRFFVKMSKQKRGRVLTIQLMDAAGNDSKIVKYKVK comes from the coding sequence TTGAGTAAAGATAAGAAAAAACTAAGTGGTAATGGTGAAGTAGGAACTACAGTAAGTGTGTATTATAAAGATACTTTTTTAGGATCAGCTATTACTAATGAAGATGGACGTTTCTTCGTGAAGATGAGTAAACAAAAACGAGGAAGAGTATTAACAATTCAGCTCATGGATGCTGCAGGAAATGATAGTAAGATTGTTAAATATAAGGTTAAGTAA
- a CDS encoding YwqG family protein → MSNNEQFDKVINTFRNLTRKQCIDIKVIENSNPNITDSKFGGLPYLPQDVHCPTTPEGEQLHFLAQYRLDEIPKNDIGLPTTGLLQFWVLMDDMIGLNDDNYILNDRHRVIYYPKIDMTVTRDGVSEKYHYPEDEYANPVRGEYAITFQLGENMMSYEDRDFDKVVNQIEGYDYLSEADEDKFYEIVNQEGHYIGGNPVFPQYDIRDSRYIEFNKHNLDYSNYDILLLQIASEWYDNTGDLINWGDSGSAHFFITKDDLERLDFTKVLYEWACY, encoded by the coding sequence ATGTCTAATAATGAACAGTTTGATAAAGTAATTAATACATTTAGAAATTTAACGAGAAAACAGTGTATTGATATTAAAGTCATTGAAAATTCAAATCCAAATATAACAGATAGTAAATTTGGCGGACTGCCTTATTTACCACAAGATGTTCATTGTCCAACAACTCCAGAAGGTGAGCAGTTACATTTTCTTGCTCAATACCGATTGGATGAAATACCGAAAAATGATATAGGTTTACCAACGACGGGATTATTGCAGTTTTGGGTTTTGATGGATGATATGATTGGTTTAAATGATGATAACTATATATTAAATGATAGACATCGCGTGATATATTATCCAAAAATAGATATGACGGTTACACGTGATGGAGTAAGCGAGAAATATCATTACCCTGAAGATGAATATGCAAATCCAGTTCGAGGTGAATATGCGATTACATTTCAATTAGGCGAGAATATGATGTCATATGAAGATAGAGATTTTGATAAAGTCGTAAATCAAATTGAAGGATATGATTATTTAAGTGAAGCGGATGAAGATAAGTTCTACGAAATAGTGAATCAAGAAGGACACTACATTGGAGGAAATCCTGTATTCCCACAATATGATATTCGTGATTCACGATATATTGAGTTTAACAAGCATAATTTAGACTATTCTAATTATGATATTTTACTACTTCAAATTGCTTCAGAATGGTACGATAATACAGGTGATTTAATTAATTGGGGAGACAGTGGTAGTGCACATTTTTTTATAACGAAAGATGATTTAGAGCGTTTAGATTTTACAAAAGTACTCTATGAATGGGCATGTTATTAA
- a CDS encoding type II restriction enzyme: MPNQYSTQEAWRLLIDELDIKQKVEKKNFVKVSAKKIKEYKEPRVMCKWDSSYQRPKILRDNNISILPISRREYVLGNFDLYCKLPELDKEEATKIKVPHFESINTDTISSEAKAISVMNLSGILEDFLNVEDNFSTFAGKMGVGKFNFDVKIKNSNKKINIQVDKSICEIDAGYENDDSIVIVEAKNVVNSDFHVRQLYYPYRLWDTIVSKPIRLVFAVYTNKIFRLYEYRFKDIQDISSIELVNYKLYSIDSTDIQISEIKAIHKKTKIETDDNMSQFSKSNKVPFIQADSFDKVISLIENLYDNPMNKFEVAEEVLNVDPRQSDYYFNAAKYLGLLYKDSKGDMLLTPLCDKMMNMSYKQRIMIILQQIFKHQIFYEIFKQYFDTGALPTQNEIIEKMRKYNVCSENVIHRRSKSVISWLNWIINLPNITSK; encoded by the coding sequence ATGCCTAACCAATATTCAACTCAAGAAGCGTGGAGGTTATTAATAGATGAACTGGATATCAAACAAAAGGTTGAAAAGAAAAACTTTGTAAAAGTTAGTGCGAAAAAGATTAAAGAGTACAAAGAACCCCGAGTAATGTGCAAATGGGATTCAAGTTATCAGCGCCCAAAAATCTTAAGGGATAACAATATTAGTATCCTTCCTATCAGTAGAAGAGAGTATGTCCTTGGGAATTTTGATTTGTATTGTAAACTTCCTGAGTTAGATAAAGAAGAAGCTACTAAAATTAAGGTGCCACATTTTGAATCTATTAATACTGACACAATCAGTAGTGAAGCTAAGGCGATTAGCGTCATGAATTTATCGGGTATTCTAGAAGATTTTCTGAATGTAGAAGATAATTTTTCAACTTTTGCTGGAAAAATGGGTGTAGGTAAATTTAACTTTGATGTAAAAATAAAAAATAGTAATAAAAAAATTAACATACAAGTTGATAAGTCAATTTGTGAAATAGATGCAGGTTATGAAAACGATGATTCTATTGTGATAGTAGAAGCTAAAAATGTTGTAAATTCAGACTTTCATGTTAGACAATTATATTATCCATATCGTCTATGGGATACAATCGTAAGTAAACCTATCCGATTAGTTTTTGCAGTCTATACTAATAAGATATTTAGATTGTATGAATATCGATTTAAAGATATACAAGATATATCTTCGATTGAATTAGTAAATTATAAATTGTATTCAATAGATAGTACAGATATTCAAATTAGTGAAATTAAAGCGATACATAAAAAAACTAAAATTGAAACTGATGATAATATGTCTCAATTTAGTAAATCAAATAAAGTTCCTTTTATTCAGGCAGACTCCTTTGATAAAGTTATTTCATTAATTGAAAACTTATACGATAATCCGATGAATAAGTTTGAAGTAGCTGAAGAAGTATTGAATGTAGACCCGAGACAATCTGATTACTATTTTAATGCTGCAAAATATTTAGGATTACTATATAAAGACTCTAAAGGTGACATGTTGTTAACGCCCTTATGTGATAAAATGATGAACATGTCATATAAACAAAGAATCATGATAATATTGCAACAAATATTTAAACATCAAATATTCTACGAAATATTTAAGCAATATTTTGATACAGGAGCATTACCTACTCAAAATGAAATCATAGAAAAAATGAGGAAGTACAATGTTTGTTCAGAAAATGTAATTCATCGAAGAAGTAAGAGTGTTATCAGTTGGTTGAACTGGATCATAAATTTACCGAATATCACATCAAAATAA
- a CDS encoding type II restriction endonuclease, which yields MTNKRDFDEWHSKFKKSIADYKYYVDFEKVIKNVESIKIELNILNSLIGEQNIEEKFIEIVERYPETLKCIPILLAIRINQIPVKTIDEDKIFDFNNPNHSPEEYAIFMKETGLFDLLKNHLISNLIDYVTGVETGLDSNGRKNRGGHLMEDLVEEYLKLLDVEYYKEMKTTEVQEKFGVDLSEITNAGKTIKRFDFVINHNGTVYAIEANFYQAGGSKLNETARSFKNLAIYSKKIENFKFMWITDGAGWKSAKNNLAETFGVMEHLYSIEDLQDGVLEKLLKE from the coding sequence TTGACAAATAAACGAGACTTTGACGAATGGCATTCGAAATTTAAGAAGAGTATTGCAGATTATAAGTACTATGTAGATTTTGAAAAGGTTATTAAAAATGTAGAATCGATAAAGATTGAGTTGAACATACTAAATTCATTAATCGGTGAACAGAACATTGAAGAGAAGTTTATTGAGATAGTAGAGAGATATCCTGAGACTTTAAAGTGTATACCAATATTATTAGCGATTCGAATCAATCAAATTCCTGTAAAAACGATAGATGAAGATAAAATATTCGACTTCAATAATCCGAATCATTCACCAGAAGAATACGCGATATTTATGAAAGAAACAGGACTCTTTGATTTACTTAAAAATCATTTAATTTCAAATCTGATTGACTACGTAACAGGTGTGGAAACAGGTTTAGACAGTAATGGTCGCAAAAATCGTGGTGGTCATCTAATGGAAGACTTAGTTGAAGAGTATTTGAAGTTATTAGATGTCGAATACTATAAAGAAATGAAGACGACAGAAGTGCAAGAAAAGTTTGGAGTTGATTTATCTGAAATTACGAACGCAGGAAAAACGATTAAACGATTCGATTTTGTGATTAACCATAACGGAACGGTATATGCAATTGAAGCTAACTTCTATCAAGCCGGTGGATCAAAGTTGAATGAAACAGCAAGAAGCTTCAAGAACCTTGCTATTTACTCTAAAAAAATTGAAAATTTCAAATTTATGTGGATCACAGACGGGGCAGGATGGAAAAGCGCGAAAAACAATTTAGCAGAGACTTTTGGCGTTATGGAACATTTGTACTCTATTGAAGATTTGCAAGATGGAGTGCTAGAGAAACTATTGAAGGAGTAG
- a CDS encoding RecQ family ATP-dependent DNA helicase: protein MTNITTRATELLKESYGDNSAFREGQLEAIQAIMKKEKTLVIQKTGWGKSIVYFIATKLLREQGAGPAIIISPLLALMHNQIEAAAKLGLNVVTINSNNRDKWDEIYANLQQTDAVIVSPEKLSSPDFIEALTNLRDIELIVVDEAHSISDWGHDFRPDYQRIVRLLKTLPDSIAVLGTTATANDRVIEDIKAQLGHDLNVFRGDLMRHNISIQVNPVQSKAERLAFVTDALTHHPFLSAQQGIIYCLTKRECEDVTTFLQQHDISCEAYYSGVQNALGESIEQEVLERFHTGQTRVIVATVKLGMGYDKADIGFVIHYQLPQNLISYYQQIGRAGRNGKPALAILLHGDEDEEIIKSFIDSAYKDPSLLSDILKLIANYPKGLSRNEILQHFNLNVTKLSSVLKYLFVHEYIYMDKRKYVINPNETFDERASKKLQQQLNDTRIVELDNLKRFVNYDGCYMQYIANELDAPDLKEKCGKCTHCKGRIFIPTREDNPYLEQATAYKNKLHGEIEPRKRHANNKKLDEALRYMPGWTYTTDPYSPIGKRFMAERANQHYSEKTMITISNFLAEHIQTHQIDTIVPVPNKRYPALVNELAQYIAREHGLNYVEALDKTRPGHIQSDMHNSIMQEQNITDTLARNESADITDNTILLIDSIVNSRWTMTVAASLLLQQANAVYPFALVNVGG, encoded by the coding sequence ATGACCAATATTACAACACGTGCTACAGAATTATTAAAGGAAAGCTATGGCGACAATAGTGCATTCAGAGAGGGTCAGTTAGAAGCAATACAGGCGATTATGAAAAAAGAGAAGACGCTCGTAATTCAAAAAACCGGCTGGGGTAAATCAATCGTTTACTTTATCGCAACGAAATTATTACGAGAACAAGGTGCAGGTCCTGCAATTATTATTAGTCCACTGTTAGCTTTAATGCACAACCAAATTGAAGCGGCGGCAAAGCTTGGACTGAACGTAGTAACAATTAATAGCAACAATCGCGATAAATGGGATGAGATATACGCGAACTTACAGCAAACAGATGCAGTTATTGTCTCTCCCGAGAAGTTATCAAGTCCGGACTTTATAGAAGCGTTAACGAACTTACGCGACATCGAACTCATCGTTGTAGATGAAGCGCATTCTATATCAGACTGGGGACATGACTTCAGACCTGATTATCAGCGTATCGTGCGCCTTCTTAAAACATTGCCTGATTCGATTGCAGTACTCGGTACGACAGCGACAGCTAACGACCGTGTAATTGAAGACATTAAAGCACAACTCGGTCACGACTTGAACGTGTTCCGTGGTGACTTAATGCGTCATAACATTTCTATACAAGTAAACCCTGTACAAAGTAAGGCAGAACGACTGGCATTTGTCACAGATGCATTGACACACCACCCTTTTTTAAGTGCGCAGCAAGGTATCATATATTGCTTAACGAAACGTGAATGTGAAGACGTGACAACATTTCTACAGCAACACGATATTTCATGCGAAGCTTATTACTCCGGCGTTCAGAATGCACTCGGTGAAAGTATAGAGCAGGAAGTACTGGAACGTTTCCATACAGGACAAACGCGTGTCATCGTTGCGACAGTAAAACTTGGCATGGGTTATGATAAGGCGGATATCGGATTCGTTATCCATTATCAGCTCCCGCAAAACTTAATCTCATATTACCAGCAGATTGGACGTGCTGGACGAAATGGCAAACCTGCACTTGCGATACTATTACATGGTGATGAAGATGAAGAAATTATTAAGTCCTTTATCGATAGTGCATATAAGGATCCATCACTACTGAGCGACATATTAAAACTAATTGCAAATTATCCAAAAGGACTATCACGTAACGAGATTCTACAACACTTCAACTTGAACGTTACAAAACTTTCAAGCGTGCTGAAGTACTTATTCGTGCATGAATATATCTATATGGATAAACGTAAGTATGTCATAAACCCGAATGAAACATTTGATGAACGAGCGAGCAAGAAACTACAGCAGCAATTAAACGACACACGCATCGTTGAACTCGATAACTTAAAACGATTCGTAAACTATGACGGCTGTTATATGCAATATATCGCAAATGAACTGGATGCCCCTGATTTAAAAGAAAAGTGCGGCAAATGTACACACTGCAAAGGACGAATATTCATCCCAACACGTGAGGACAATCCGTACCTCGAACAAGCAACAGCTTATAAAAACAAACTGCATGGTGAAATCGAACCTCGTAAACGTCACGCAAACAATAAGAAGTTAGATGAAGCATTACGTTACATGCCAGGATGGACGTATACGACAGATCCTTATTCACCTATCGGCAAACGCTTTATGGCAGAACGCGCAAACCAGCATTACAGTGAGAAGACGATGATCACAATTAGTAATTTCCTGGCAGAACACATTCAAACACATCAAATCGATACGATTGTACCAGTCCCGAACAAGCGCTATCCAGCACTCGTCAATGAACTCGCACAATACATTGCACGCGAACATGGATTAAATTACGTAGAGGCACTGGACAAAACACGACCAGGACATATACAGAGCGATATGCACAACTCTATTATGCAAGAACAAAATATTACAGACACACTAGCACGCAATGAATCAGCAGATATAACAGACAACACCATACTCCTCATCGACTCAATCGTTAACTCACGCTGGACGATGACAGTTGCCGCTTCACTATTGTTACAACAGGCGAATGCAGTCTATCCGTTTGCGTTAGTGAATGTTGGGGGATAA
- a CDS encoding DNA-methyltransferase codes for MKSNIYFSDDTTTIYHGDCFDVLNNEIKKSTVDVIFADPPYFLSSGGISNSGGKMVKVDKGDWDVPTTFEEKHEFNRKWIKLCKRLLKDNGTIWISGTLHNIYSIGVALEQEGFKILNNITWQKTNPPPNLGCRNFTHSTETILWARKDDKKARHYFNYDLMKELNDGKQMKDVWTGSLTPQKEKEFGKHPTQKPLYVIERLLRASTQPGDVVLDPFMGSGTTGVACKKLDLHFIGIEKESNYAELAKTRIINMLIQEELF; via the coding sequence ATGAAATCAAATATTTACTTTTCAGATGATACAACTACAATTTACCATGGAGACTGTTTCGATGTCTTAAATAATGAAATTAAAAAAAGTACGGTTGATGTGATATTTGCAGATCCTCCGTACTTTCTTTCTTCAGGAGGAATATCAAATTCTGGAGGAAAGATGGTAAAAGTTGATAAAGGGGATTGGGATGTACCTACAACCTTTGAAGAAAAACACGAATTTAATAGAAAATGGATAAAATTGTGTAAACGTTTACTAAAAGATAATGGTACAATATGGATAAGTGGAACACTACATAATATCTATTCAATTGGAGTAGCTTTAGAACAGGAAGGTTTCAAAATTCTTAACAATATTACGTGGCAAAAGACAAATCCTCCACCAAATTTAGGATGCAGAAACTTTACGCATTCAACCGAAACAATTTTATGGGCTAGAAAAGATGATAAGAAAGCACGACATTATTTCAATTATGATTTAATGAAAGAATTGAATGATGGAAAACAAATGAAAGATGTCTGGACGGGATCATTAACGCCACAAAAAGAAAAAGAATTTGGAAAACATCCTACACAAAAGCCGCTCTATGTCATCGAAAGATTATTAAGAGCATCCACGCAACCAGGTGATGTCGTACTAGACCCTTTTATGGGAAGCGGGACAACTGGTGTAGCTTGTAAGAAATTAGATTTACATTTTATTGGAATTGAGAAAGAATCGAATTATGCAGAGCTTGCAAAGACCAGAATTATTAATATGTTGATTCAGGAGGAGTTATTTTGA
- a CDS encoding YwqG family protein, with product MSSIDELLERYRSFTKKECIHIKTYEQVPTYVWESKFGGLPYLPHDAQSPTTQDGKQLHFVAQYHLDVLPKNKVGLPSKGMLQFWVLMDDVYGIDNNNHALNDKHRVIYYETVDKTVTREDVEKKYRHPDDEYFNPIINELSISFEIGENYMSFGDRDFDKVLQQLGVDLEQLSDEEQNKFWLTVNVEGHFIGGHPTHIQQDIRDTRLSEMINPSQMDYSKYDILLLQIDSELNEACTKDIILWGDCGNAHFYITKDDLAQCDFSKVMYDWNCY from the coding sequence ATGTCCAGTATCGATGAATTATTAGAACGGTATCGCTCATTTACGAAGAAGGAATGTATTCATATAAAGACGTATGAACAAGTACCGACATATGTATGGGAAAGTAAGTTTGGCGGGTTACCATATTTACCACATGATGCTCAAAGTCCTACAACACAAGATGGTAAGCAGCTTCATTTTGTGGCGCAATATCATTTAGATGTATTACCAAAAAACAAAGTGGGGCTACCATCAAAAGGGATGCTACAGTTTTGGGTGCTGATGGATGATGTTTATGGGATTGATAATAATAACCATGCATTAAATGATAAACATCGTGTGATTTATTACGAAACAGTAGACAAAACGGTAACGAGAGAAGATGTTGAGAAGAAATATAGGCATCCAGATGATGAATATTTTAATCCAATAATTAATGAGTTGAGTATTTCTTTTGAAATTGGCGAGAACTATATGTCTTTTGGCGATAGAGATTTTGATAAAGTGTTGCAACAATTGGGAGTTGATCTCGAACAACTGAGCGATGAGGAGCAGAATAAATTTTGGTTAACTGTCAATGTTGAAGGACATTTTATTGGTGGTCATCCAACACATATACAACAAGATATTCGTGATACACGTCTGTCAGAAATGATTAATCCTTCGCAAATGGATTATTCGAAATATGATATTTTACTACTTCAAATAGATTCTGAGTTAAACGAAGCATGTACGAAAGATATTATTTTATGGGGAGACTGTGGAAACGCACATTTTTATATTACAAAGGATGATCTGGCACAATGTGATTTTAGTAAGGTTATGTATGATTGGAATTGTTATTAA
- a CDS encoding DNA adenine methylase, translated as MQPFVKWAGGKRQLLAKILEESPKEFNKYYEPFIGGGAVFFAIEHENATINDINTHLIHTYNIIKTNPDEFSQLLEEYDSILLNAEKYNEIRAKYNNKILDNRYDLEMAVLFVFLNKHAFNGLYRVNSKGLFNVPWNKKESGASFNKENILSISKYLQSVTILNGDFELAVKDAAKGDFVFFDSPYAPLNPTSFDSYDKAGFGIEEHERLARLFGELTERGCYCMLTNHNTELIRDLYQNYNIEVVNVRRSINSDATKRVGKEVIIKNY; from the coding sequence ATGCAACCATTTGTTAAATGGGCTGGAGGAAAGCGTCAATTATTAGCGAAAATTTTAGAGGAAAGTCCGAAAGAGTTTAATAAATATTATGAGCCTTTTATCGGAGGAGGTGCGGTATTTTTTGCAATTGAGCATGAGAATGCAACAATTAATGATATTAATACACACCTTATACATACTTATAATATAATAAAAACAAACCCTGATGAATTCAGTCAATTACTAGAAGAATATGATTCGATATTACTAAATGCTGAAAAATACAATGAAATTAGAGCAAAATATAATAATAAAATATTAGATAATAGATACGACTTAGAAATGGCCGTGTTATTTGTGTTCTTAAACAAGCATGCTTTTAATGGATTATATCGTGTGAACTCTAAAGGATTATTTAATGTACCTTGGAATAAAAAAGAGTCAGGGGCTTCGTTCAATAAAGAGAATATTTTATCTATATCGAAGTATTTACAAAGTGTAACAATATTAAATGGAGATTTTGAACTTGCAGTAAAAGATGCGGCAAAAGGAGATTTTGTATTTTTTGATAGTCCGTATGCTCCTTTGAATCCAACAAGCTTTGATTCTTATGATAAAGCTGGCTTTGGTATTGAAGAACATGAAAGACTAGCGAGACTGTTTGGTGAACTTACTGAACGAGGATGTTATTGTATGCTTACGAATCATAATACTGAATTAATTAGAGATTTGTATCAAAATTATAACATCGAAGTAGTAAATGTACGTAGAAGTATTAACTCAGATGCGACTAAGCGTGTAGGTAAAGAAGTAATTATAAAAAATTATTAG